atgatgatgaggatcGTGGTGGACAACAGAAAGAGACGGTCGAAGAGAGAATGGAACGGATTAAGCTTCGAATTGCCAAGAGGAAGGAGGTGGCTCAAGCGAATCGGAGCACAGATAACCTCAGATCTCCGGTGATCTGTGTTCTTGGACATGTTGATACTGGAAAGACGAAAATGTTGGATACTGTATGTGTGGAAATTCTGACGAAAAAACACGGTTTTTTCATggattttcaacagaaaaacggggaaattagcgaatttttgtttaaaaaatcgtgattttcggcgaattttcacccaaaaaacgtatttttcaactgaatttccgcggaaaaatttgattttcagcctattttccaagaaaaaactcactaaaacggaaatttcacccaaaaaaaaaaagtatttttagccaaattttgaccaaaaaacgtgaattttATGATAAATACGAGCAAGAACGGGGTTTTCGTGGATTTTTAAGTGAAGAAAACACgatttttgtccatttttgttgaaaaaaagtgattttcagcaattttttcaaagaaaaatctggattttcgTCTGAAATTCACTGAATTGacggaaaaaaaacagtttttcacgGATTTTCCAGggaaaaacgtgattttttgcaaatttcatgaaacttttgtgggaaaaatcgtgattttcgtcaaatttttatccaaaaaaacgtaattttcaaattaaaaacgagatttttgtcaattttcactAGAGAAAAGGTggttttcacagaaattttaaagtagaaATGTGATTTTGAGCTTATTTGCAACgaaaaatcgcgattttttgtttaaaaaaacgtgatttttaccgaggttttgtagaaaaatcgtgatttttacGATAAATACGAGATAAAACACGGTTTTTTCATGGATTATAAGTGAAAAATGAGacttttgccaattttcgtttgaaaaatcgtgATGTTCGTCAAATTTTCACCCAACAGACgtatttttcagtggaaaaacgagattttcaccaaaatttttctaccaatttttcaatggattttcatttgaaattcactataaaatttcaattttcagcgaagaatcaaaaataaaaaaagcaattttcggcaatattTAGAGGAAAAAACCGTGATTTCCCTTctattttccaagaaaaagcTTGATtccaattgatttttatttttaaaaaaggataTGGAAAACTAAAATCCACTGAAATCTTTTCCAGATCCGCCGAACAAAagtctgagaaaaaaaaaggattttatggtttttcatctgaaatttactataaaatttcaattttcaccaaaaaatcaccgaaaaaaccctatttttcactgaaaatcatcattttttgcgccaaattctccggaaaaattgaattttcagcaaattttcgTAGAGAAAAcgttattttcagcaattattcaacaaaaaaaaacgtgattgaatcaaattttcgagaaaagtgCAATTTGCAACAATATTTCgacgaaaaaagtgatttttaaaaacacaatttttgtctgaaatatcACCCAAAAAGcggatttttcaataaaaatatggattttcatCCCAAATTCACtataaatttgcaattttcagcaaaaaatcacaaaaaacacctaattttcattaaaacccGCGATTTGGAGCAAAATGTATAGGATAAACCgtatttttagcaaattttcgTAAAGAAAACGCTATTTTCCAGcaaatatttaacaaaaaacgttttaaaaaacccatttttcatcgaattttcaaggaaaaaaaaattgattttagctttaaaaatgaaaaattcactaaaaaaaaaagattttttgctgaaaattgcaattttatagtgaatttcagatgaaaatgcatatttttattgaaaaatggcataaaattaggttttttaaattgaaaatttgctggaacccagttttttcaatgaaaaatgagatttttagcaaattttcgtgcaaaaatcgtgattttcgtcaatttttcaaattaaaaaaaaaccttattttcagctgaatttttcaatcaaaatctggattttcttctgaaatttactataaaattgcaattttagaaaaaagaaaaaaaaaaccaaaaaccctaattttcactgaaaaccatcattttttgagcaaaatttagAGGAAAAAGCcgtgatttttcttttattttcaaagaaaaaacttgatttcaatagattttaacttaaaaaaaaaaagaataaatagCACTGAAATCTTTTCCAGATCCGGCGAACAAATGTGCAACAAGGTGAAGCCGGTGGAATTACTCAACAAATCGGAGCAACCGAAGTTCCAGCCGAAGCGATTAAGGAAAGATGTCGTCAAGTTCGTGGATTCCTTCAGgatcaaatgaaaattcctGGATTCTTAATTATTGATACACCCGGTCACGAATCGTTCTCGAATCTTCGAACACGTGGATCTTCTCTCTGTGATTTTGCGATTCTTGTCGTTGATATAATGCATGGATTGGAGCCACAGACTATTGAATCGTTGAAGCTTCTTATTAAAGGTGCTGCTGAATTATGCgatttttcggctgaaaaattggaattttttgagcaaaaatgccaaaaaaccctaaaatttgtgccaaaaaattgaaaaatcgcgattttctgCTCTAAAAATGAACTGACTGGCTGATTGAAGCtcaaaaatcgaggaaaaCGGGATTTTTGAGCacagttttgagaaaaatgtgaaaaatcaaaaaatcccttaaaattgattaatttccACTTAAAATCctggaaaattgctgaaaattcggatttttccatatttttgcgacaaaaatggaaattcgcATAAATTGCGATAAACAATGCgaaaagacaattttcagccgaaaaatccatgaaaatcgggattttcttagcaaaaatgtcaaaaaaccctTAAAATTGACCTGAAATCTATgtaattttccatgtttttgtgcaaaaattgaaaaaattgggattttgtGCACTAAAAATGAACTGAATTTACTGAcagaaaatgcggaaaaaaaaacgatttttcagccaaaaatagataaaaattgagattttttgagcaagactgtcaaaaaaccctaaaatttGACCTAACAATGtgattttccatgtttttctgcaaaaaattggaaaaatcgggattttcCAAGATCTTTACcgcaaaaatcggaaaatcccTTAAAATTGACCAATTTTACACTTAAAACCCTGCAAAAAATACTGAACATTCggaattttccatatttttgcggcaaaaattgaatcggTAAAGTTTCTCATTAGAGGTGctgaaaatgcgatttttcagctgaaaaatcggaatttttcgatcaaaaatgccaagaaatcctaaaaattgacCTCAAAACATGtaattttccttgtttttgtgtatctttcgagatttttagatgcaaaaacggaaattttaacgtattttccaaaaatgttggctctgaaaaaactcaaaaatcgaaaaatcccttaaaaaacagaaaattgcgatttttctgcactaaaacttccaaaaacctctaaaattgattaattttcacctgaaaatcccgaaaatttacgattttaaagttttttcggctccaaaatacgaaaaacgtaaaatatttgatttttggcagtttctttttgttgctcaaattcgagcaattttcaggttttttgcaaattttgaactaaatttttcgaaaaaaaaaatttttttttttttttggaaatcccgatttttatcgatttttcacccgaaaatgtctgaaaattggcatttttctaCACTAAAATCTCCGAAAACCtctaaaattgattaatttttgcctaaaaacaccaaaattttGGCTAGAAAATCCCTTTTTTCTGCTccaaaagtcgaaaaatgctagatttttgaactttttactgaaatttgaccgcgaaaaagtcaatttttatggattttccacctaaaaaccacaattttttgcaggaaaaacgCCATTCGTCATCGCATTGAataaaatcgagaaaactttgaaaaacctCTAAAATGGATTAATTTTCTCctaaaaacactaaaattttctgaaaattttgaaatttttgcgcaatttttttaaaaaaagttctaaaaatgtaCAAAGTGGCGCaagaaatatcaattttcatggatttttccctccaaaaaccccaatattttttgcaggaaaaacgCCATTCGTAATCgcattaaataaaattgatcgTCTCTACGAATATGAATCAAACCCGCGAAAAGATGTCTACGAACTGCTCAAATCTCAGAAGCCACGAGTTCAAGCCGAATTCAAAGAGCGTTTCAATCAAATTGTCGTCGAATTCGCCGAGCAAGAGCTCAATGTGACCCTATCGAATCATAAAAATGCAGAAGATTCGGATTACGTGTGTATGGTTCCAACGTCGGCATTCCTTGGTgatggaattggaaatttgatggCTTTTATTATTAATCAAACACAGACgaaatatgcacaaaaacTCGCATTCTCTGAAGAACTCGATGCGACTGTTATGGAGGTTAAAGCCATCCCTGGTACGGCGATTTCGAGCAATTTTCGAcggaaattgactgaaaaaaactggaaaaatgggaaattttacACTTAAAAAAgtggagaaaatgaagaaaaaaaaaattgaaatttcgaacttATTCTCCAAAATCcagaatcgtttttttttgaattttcaaccaaaaaaaataaatttcagataaaaattgaaaaaattggaaaaaaccctaaaaatgcactaaaaacgaagaaaattttgaattgttctgttcaaaaacatccaaaaagcCACAATTCTCACTAGAAAttagttatatttttttgtgtgttaaaatttgttttttttttcattttttttttgcctgaaattgactgaaaaaactgaaacaactCCACTTTTCCAGTGAAAATGGCTCAATTCGGAAAAGtgtgatatttttttcaaaaacgctattttattttgaattcaactgaaaaaatggaaaaaaagctaaaatttcggtctgaaatttcactgaaaaactgaaaaaatggcatatttttcattggaatagtggagaaatcaacaaaaaaaaaaccctcaGATTTACGTtggaaattgctcaaaaaatcactaatttaGTCTGAatttagcagaaaaaaaaattgaatttcggagaaaaaattgcaaaaaattggaaaaacccCCTAAATTTGCGTATTTTACCCCCAAAAATGCActaaaatcgaagaaaaaagtgcCCAATTTTCACTAGAAATTACGATTTTCGACTaaaaccgccaaaaaaaaaaaaaaaaactaaatttggtctgaaatttactaaaaatcgATCGCATTTATTCAGCAAAATTGACagaatttcagctgaaaatctggaaaaagtCAATATTGgagcaaaaaaatgattttctgataaaaagccaagtttttcgctttttttcaaaaattatatagaaaaaatggtctaaaatagccaattttttgttgttaaaattcagatttgctctcaaaaattcaaaatttttgtctgaGTTTTGTCGAGAATTCAGACAAAAATGagcgatttttccaaatttttgagaagaaaaaatgagatctaaacgaaaaattccgaaatccaccaaatttttcagtttttcacaatttgggagcaaaaaatgagcattttctgataaaatgtCAAGTTTTTCGCggattttcctaattttcgagccaaaatccaaaatctaCTGGATTTTTACGCGAAAAATCCCGATTCTCGAGttaaatgctccaaattttgcTCGAAAgcctcaaaaattcaaaattgtcatttttttgccaatttcggagcaaaaaaagagcattttctgataaaatgcctaatttttcggggaaatttccggaattttcgaGTCCAAAATGAGATCtaaacgaaaaaatctgaaatttgccggatttttaccgaaaaaatccaaaaagttccaattttgaaaattttggagcaaaaaatgagaattttctgGTAAAATGCAtagtttttaccaaattttttccaattttcgacattaaaaaaaaaaatttcaactttagaatcaggaaaaattcataaattttgattttttttgcctatattccaaaaaaaaaaactataaatttgcaggtctcggcacgacaatCGACGTAATCCTCGTAAACGGAACAATGCGAGCCGGTGACGTCATCGTGCTCACTGGCTCCGACGGAGCAATTACGACACAAGTTAGAGAGCTTCTAATGCCAAAACCATTGAAAGAATTGCgagtaaaaaatgaatatattcATTATAAAGAGGTTAAAGGAGCTCGCggagtcaaagttttggctaaaaatctggaaaaagtgCTGGCAGGACTACCGATTTATATAACTGATCGAGAAGATGAAGTGGATTATTTGAGACATGAAGCTGATCGACAACTTGCAAATGCTCTTCATGCAATTCGGAAGAAGCCAGAAGGAGTATATGTTCAAGCTTCAACTCTTGGATCACTTGAAGCTCTTCTAGAATTCCTAAAATCTCAGAATATTCCATATTCAAATGTGAATATTGGACCGGTTCACAAGAAAGATGTCCAGAAGGCTTCTGCAATGAAAGAGCACAAAGCGGAATACGCGTGTGTGCTCGCTTTCGATGTGAAAGTTGAACGAGAGGCACAAATATTCGCTGATCATGAGGGTGTCAAGGTTTTTCAGGCGGATATTATTTATCACTTGCAGGATGCTTTCCTCAAGTATAGGTATGGCGAGCTTTGAGGacaaaatttggagcatttaaCTCGAAAATCCGGATTTTACGgataaaaatccagaaaaatcgcggaagaaataagaaaaaatcacgaaaaaatggattttccaaagtttgacGAAAATTCGAACTGCggccaatcagcgattcgctccgcccacttttgaaccaatcaaaTGGAGTGGGCGAAAAAATCCGCGAAAAGCTATGCATTTTACCAGAAAACGCTcattttttgctccaaaattttcaaaattggaactttttggattttttcggtaaaaatccggcaaatttcggatttttttgtttagatcTCATTTTGGACTcgaaaattcgggaaatttccccgaaaaattaggcattttatcagaaaatgctctttttttgctccgaaattggcaaaaaaatgacaattttgaatttttgaggcTTTCGAGCTAAATTTGGAGCgtttaagtcaaaaatttggatttttcgagtACAAATCTggcagattttgaattttggatgaaaattttttggaaaatccgCGAAAAACTAGgcattttatcagaaaatgttcattttttgctccaaaattggcaaaaaattgacaatttcgaattttaggcTTTCGAGCCAAATTTGAAGCATTTAACTcgaaaatctggatttttcgGGTGGAAACTCggtagatttttaattttggcgcgaaaatcCGGAAAATCCGCGAAAAACTAGgcattttatcagaaaatgctcattttttgctccaaaattggcaaaactgacaattttgaatttttgaggcTTTTTAGCAAAATCTGAATCATTTcactcgaaattttgaaattttcgggtaAAAATCCGgtagattttggaaattttcgtttagattttatttttgactcgaaaattagggaaaatcgctcattttttgcttaaaatttcgaccaaaactcaaaattttgattttttgagagcaaatctgaattttatcaaaaataggCGATTTTAGACCATTTTTACTATacaatttaaagaaaaaaaccgaaaaattgacttttacagaaaaaatctttttaaaaaaagcgcAATTTTCCATAGTTTGACGAAATTCGAACtgtgaccaatcagcgattcgctccgcccacttttgaaccaatcagctGTAGTGAGCGGAGTTagaagacgctgattggtttgaaagtgggcggagctgattggtcgcagttcccaaacttgaatttttcattttttagcgatttttttttcggtttttttttgaatttcagactattttttgGCGTTTTAAAGCAAATTTCCTATAGTTTCGCAGAAAAAATCCTTGAAATTACAGAGAAGAGCTAAAAGAGAAGGCTCGCCGCGATAATGAGCATCTTGCGATCTTCCCATGCAAACTTCGTGTTCTGCCGAATCACGTCTACAATACACGTAATCCCATCGTTTGTGGTGTCTCCATTGAGGCTGGAATCGTGAAACGGGGCACACCGATCTGTGTACCCAGCAAGGAAGTGCGTTTTGgattggaaaatgtgaaaaaattttttgacgaatAAACTCCAAAAAACTACGGTTTTTCGGATAATcgacatttttcagtgtttttctttaaaactcCGAATTATTCGTTTTTCTTCGCGTTTTCAccagaaaaaatgggaaaaattaggttttttctcaaaaattttgcaaaaaatccgTACCAAACACagaatcgaaaaaaagttggtttttagctaaaaatttgataaaaatgccaaaattggcttcaaaaaaacaaaaaaaatggaaaaaatatagtttttacccggaaatttgataaaaatgccgattttttttttggcaaaattggctaaaaatttgtgcaaaaatcgatacaaaACACGTTTCCCACAATTTTTGGCcggaaaacctgaaaaaatcaaagttttttcctaattttctactcaaaattcccaattttctccattttttgcaGGGAATCTTCCTCGGAACAATCTCATCAGTTCAACGAAACAATGAAGAAGTCCCATCGGCTAAACAGGGCGAAGAAGtttgtattaaaattgaaaatacgaCTGGCGAAGCTCCACGGCTCTACGGACGTCATTTCACACACGAGGATCCACTTTATTCCAGGGTttatacttgaaaatttgggaaattttcactaaaaactcgatttttccgcgattttttgtggaaatccGACGAAATTACattgaaaatatcgaatttttcacattctatgggttacggtagcgccaaaagtacgcaaacacgaaattttacgaattttaaacaaaatttaaatattctaaCGAAGGAAACCGGATAATCGACGAATTAATCAAATTTACcttgaaaatatagaatttttcacattctccgggttacggtagcgtcaacagtacgcaaacaccgaattttacgttttttttttcgcaaaaatgcgcacaaaaacttcgaaaatggTGATTTTCTTGGCGAAAAgattgaaatttgttcaaaaaatcaaatttttccactaaataggtagaaaattggcaaaattaggtgtttgcgtacttttgccggtacagtaaccctaaaaaaagctgaaaatttccttttttttttcgctcgaattatcgattttgcaGGTAACCCGTGAATCAATCGATATCTGCAAGAAATATTTCCGTGAAGATTTGACAAAAGCCGATTGGCAGCTCGTTGTGCAGCTGAAGAAGCTTCTCgaaattttgtagatcacaattTTCCCGCCGATTTCCTATAATTTCCCCCGTGTCGTTGACCCTATTGTCCTTGGAGCGAGCTTGCATTAGGTAAAAgcttgagaaaatttgaattttttccagtgcaaacgcgctctaatgaactttttttaaaattttctttttggttacggtttttcttgttcatttcaccttttttttctatttttccccagttttcccccaattttgttgttatttaactcgtttttttcgaattttttggaaaaattggattttttccgGTTTCCCCCCACCCCCCCGCCCCATTTTCGCTACCCTTTCACAATATAATCGTCTTCTTTTCGCTATCGACTAGTTGATACCGCTGCTTTTTGCTTCCCCAGTTAATGAATGCTTgttttatttgagaaaattggcaaaaaaagcacagaaattgagaaaaaactgaaaaaaaacgtaatttttccagaaaagtgaaaaaaatctacattttcctctgttttttcgactttttacaaaaaaaaattccaaaaaaatcacaaaaatttgcgatatttcattcgaaaattctgaatggCCGAGGATTgcacgaaaaaatcgaaatttcgcTTCAAATCTGACGTCATTGACACCAAATCGAAttccaatctgaaaattttacgatttttgggCTCAGCTCACCgggagcttcaaaatgacccccaacatgactaggttccggccattttgaaaatttcggggtcccgccacgaaaatgggattttaaaggcgcatagagTGAAAAATAGAGAACATAGGTCGtgttgggggtcattttgaagctctcggtgagctgagcaataataacaatttaaaattggagaaaaattcagatttgaaaggaaaaagttgagaaaaaagttaaatttctctaaatttaattgaaatttttttcacttttcagtttttttttttcatgaatagTGCCGTTAATTTTACTCAGCTCGCCGGGAGCTTCCAAATGACCCCCCACACGACTATTTTTTCTCTATGCGCCATTAAACTCccattttcgtggcgggacccgaatttttcaaaatggtcattttgaagctcccGGTGAGCTGAGTAAGATTAACGGCtctattcatcaaaaaaactggaaattaaaaaaaaaaaattttaattttcgcaaaaaaataaaaaatttttaaaaaattttcagatgaatttcatttttttttgtcgaatttttgttcaatttcaactttttttcaattttaaaagtatattATTACTCAGCTCATCGGGAACTTCAAAACAATCCCCAACACGACCTATTTGCCCTATATTTTActctgtgcgcctttaaactcttactttcgtggtgggacccgaatttttcaaaatggccGGAACATGGGCGTGTTGGGAGTCTTTTACGCTTAAATTGAGcataaaacgaaaaattagttgaaatattgattggaaaagatttgattgaaaaaaaaaatttcttaaaatttttttaaaaataattttgaattttatgagtTCTCATCCAAACCTCAATTTGCACTGCTTTTTGCACATTTCCCGCTCGTTCCAGTAAAAAATCTTGCACTTGTGCTCACATTGGAGACGttgaatcttgaaaaaaaggttttttccgaaaaagaaaaatctgaaaaatccaagtttgtttttgaaatttattataaaCTCGAATTCCACCAAAATAtcaccgaaaaattcaaattcccgcgcCGATTCTCAGTGGGGCGCGTTTGCTCACCTTCGGCACACTAAACTCTCCGTAGACGCTTGAAACCGCGAAAATCGATCTACCGCGATATTCGATAATTTGAAGAAGATCAGCCGCGTGTGAGTAGACTcctaaacgaaaaaaattattttttaatgaaaatccgagaaatttcgttttttttccggatttttacttcaaaattttccgattttcaaattgttggaTTCACCGCactgagagctttcaaataagcCCCATATTGAGTAGATTCGGTGCAGTTTGACGgttatggcctagaaatccaaaactaggccaccaattgtCCACGGTGACCTACCAATTGTCCGATTAATTGTACTGGATTCGTAGACAAAAGCATTGCATTCTCCCTCCATACACCAACGATTGTCGGATTTTGTGATCGCTTCGGTGCGCAAAAACTgaaggaaaaattgataattattgattttttttttttgaaaaatcgataattgattattatttctctttttgaaccgattttccaacaaaaaagaccaaaaattcaaattcccgctggctttttctcattagagcgc
The nucleotide sequence above comes from Caenorhabditis elegans chromosome III. Encoded proteins:
- the iffb-1 gene encoding Eukaryotic translation initiation factor 5B (Confirmed by transcript evidence); its protein translation is MPPKKGGKKNKDDDWDDDAAEKKLAALSVASNADAQWDDEEPKKAKTKAKAPAKKGFAALLDESEPEENYSEPPEPEPEVKKAAKVPEKPEKEKKEKKKAGKKGKKGEADEEEDLDALLASFQEKDGPKVAEVAPEAVAAPEAAPVDDKKSKKKKEKPVEKPEEPAVEEDSDGEGDEKDQDKKDKKKQKKKDKKKEKEKKEKEDKKGGAGAKKGNLSLIKEMLKKQQEEREEQERLQKEQQERDAQEEKERLEREHAEKERKEAAKEAKRLEVERQKAAGTYQTAAQKRQQALALEKLRAAGHSVPAPRDSTEDEAAGVKKSFVYVDEKTKAKQEEKKRRRLEKLGQLPVAAEASADASASASAEASAETPSTTPEQEKTPEPVDDWEMAHSEDEASAQKEKPKKPATKASDADEDDDEESSDEESDEESEDSEESEESSSDDDEDRGGQQKETVEERMERIKLRIAKRKEVAQANRSTDNLRSPVICVLGHVDTGKTKMLDTIRRTNVQQGEAGGITQQIGATEVPAEAIKERCRQVRGFLQDQMKIPGFLIIDTPGHESFSNLRTRGSSLCDFAILVVDIMHGLEPQTIESLKLLIKGKTPFVIALNKIDRLYEYESNPRKDVYELLKSQKPRVQAEFKERFNQIVVEFAEQELNVTLSNHKNAEDSDYVCMVPTSAFLGDGIGNLMAFIINQTQTKYAQKLAFSEELDATVMEVKAIPGLGTTIDVILVNGTMRAGDVIVLTGSDGAITTQVRELLMPKPLKELRVKNEYIHYKEVKGARGVKVLAKNLEKVLAGLPIYITDREDEVDYLRHEADRQLANALHAIRKKPEGVYVQASTLGSLEALLEFLKSQNIPYSNVNIGPVHKKDVQKASAMKEHKAEYACVLAFDVKVEREAQIFADHEGVKVFQADIIYHLQDAFLKYREELKEKARRDNEHLAIFPCKLRVLPNHVYNTRNPIVCGVSIEAGIVKRGTPICVPSKEGIFLGTISSVQRNNEEVPSAKQGEEVCIKIENTTGEAPRLYGRHFTHEDPLYSRVTRESIDICKKYFREDLTKADWQLVVQLKKLLEIL